One segment of Natronosalvus halobius DNA contains the following:
- the pdxS gene encoding pyridoxal 5'-phosphate synthase lyase subunit PdxS: MPEPTDLEELRRGTDLVKRGFARMQKGGVIMDVVNPEQARIAEDAGAVAVMALEAVPADIRKRGGVARMADPADVEEIVDSVSIPVMGKARIGHRTEAQILEAVGVDMIDESEVLTPADNDYHIDKRAFTAPFVCGARNLGEALRRIDEGAAMIRTKGEAGTGDVNQAVYHQRTIKGEIRKLEGMSHEEREAYAREIEANAGLVHEAAEMGRLPVVNFAAGGIATPADAALMMTHDCDGIFVGSGIFGAENPPEMAEAIVEAVNHWDDPESLAEISKNLGKSMKGDANVDLPEEERMQGRGV; the protein is encoded by the coding sequence ATGCCCGAACCAACCGATCTCGAGGAGCTCCGACGCGGCACCGATCTCGTCAAGCGCGGCTTCGCCCGCATGCAGAAAGGCGGCGTCATCATGGACGTCGTGAATCCCGAACAGGCCCGGATTGCGGAGGACGCTGGCGCCGTCGCCGTGATGGCGCTCGAGGCTGTCCCCGCCGACATCAGAAAGCGCGGCGGCGTCGCTCGAATGGCCGACCCCGCTGACGTCGAGGAGATCGTCGACTCCGTCTCGATCCCCGTCATGGGCAAGGCCCGTATCGGCCACCGCACCGAAGCACAGATCCTCGAGGCCGTCGGCGTCGACATGATCGACGAGAGCGAGGTGCTCACGCCCGCGGACAACGACTACCACATCGACAAGCGCGCGTTCACCGCGCCGTTCGTTTGCGGCGCGCGCAACCTCGGGGAGGCCCTGCGCCGGATCGACGAGGGCGCGGCCATGATCCGCACCAAGGGCGAAGCGGGCACTGGCGACGTCAACCAGGCGGTCTACCACCAGCGCACGATCAAGGGCGAGATTCGTAAACTCGAGGGGATGAGCCACGAGGAACGCGAGGCCTACGCCCGCGAGATCGAGGCGAACGCGGGCCTGGTCCACGAGGCCGCCGAGATGGGCCGCCTTCCCGTGGTGAACTTCGCCGCGGGCGGTATCGCCACCCCGGCAGACGCCGCGCTCATGATGACGCACGACTGCGACGGGATCTTCGTCGGCAGCGGCATCTTCGGGGCGGAGAACCCGCCGGAGATGGCCGAGGCCATCGTCGAAGCGGTCAACCACTGGGACGACCCCGAATCGCTCGCCGAAATTTCGAAGAACCTGGGCAAAAGCATGAAGGGCGACGCGAACGTCGACCTGCCCGAAGAGGAGCGGATGCAGGGCCGAGGCGTCTGA
- a CDS encoding ArsR/SmtB family transcription factor: MARLFPLRSETPAQEGQPRVVDLEDEDADAVFGALSSTTARRIYSHLNDEPGTPSDVADAIDSSIQNVRYHLEKLEDAGLVEVVDTWYSSRGNEMSVYATADGPLIVTSDRSTAERLKTALSRFIGGVAALAGGSLLVQYGLSRYVGPQAGTEGTAGTGGTTDGGAAGNGNGNENGDGAGDEAGNGNGASDESGNGNGAATDDSTDSTDAPETEDSETAEEDTADGDGADGTDSGDGGDGGDDGDMSTTDVDESDEAPEAEDDVSSDDTSSDSDGNDSATEDDAADADGANYSDNSTDGDVATDGGNESVAPSGDGNGSVDGVTDGAAEAADAIFATIPPGALFFLGGLVVLIAVTVYWYWATAY; this comes from the coding sequence ATGGCCCGGCTGTTTCCCCTTCGTTCCGAGACGCCCGCCCAGGAGGGCCAGCCTCGAGTCGTCGACCTCGAGGACGAGGACGCCGACGCGGTGTTCGGTGCGCTGTCGTCGACCACGGCTCGGCGGATCTACAGTCACTTAAACGACGAACCCGGGACGCCGAGCGACGTCGCCGATGCGATCGATTCCTCGATCCAGAACGTCCGCTACCACCTCGAGAAACTCGAGGATGCGGGATTGGTCGAGGTCGTCGACACATGGTACTCCTCGCGGGGCAACGAGATGAGCGTCTACGCGACGGCTGACGGGCCGCTGATCGTGACGAGCGACCGGTCGACGGCCGAGCGGTTGAAGACGGCCCTCTCGCGATTCATCGGGGGCGTCGCGGCCCTCGCCGGTGGGAGTTTGCTCGTCCAGTACGGGCTCTCGAGATACGTGGGTCCACAGGCGGGAACGGAAGGGACGGCAGGAACGGGCGGAACGACTGATGGTGGGGCTGCTGGGAACGGGAATGGAAATGAGAACGGAGATGGGGCCGGCGACGAGGCCGGCAACGGAAACGGGGCCAGCGACGAGTCTGGCAACGGAAACGGAGCGGCTACCGACGATAGCACAGACAGTACAGACGCCCCCGAAACCGAAGATAGCGAGACGGCAGAGGAAGATACGGCCGACGGCGATGGGGCCGATGGAACCGATAGCGGGGACGGTGGTGACGGTGGCGACGATGGCGACATGAGTACCACCGACGTGGACGAATCCGACGAGGCCCCGGAAGCCGAGGACGACGTCTCGAGCGACGACACCTCGAGTGACAGCGACGGTAACGACTCGGCCACGGAGGACGACGCCGCCGACGCGGACGGCGCCAACTACAGCGACAACAGCACCGACGGCGATGTCGCCACCGACGGGGGAAACGAGTCGGTCGCCCCGTCGGGCGACGGTAACGGCAGCGTCGACGGCGTCACGGACGGCGCTGCGGAGGCTGCCGACGCCATCTTCGCGACGATTCCCCCAGGAGCACTCTTCTTCCTCGGCGGACTGGTCGTTCTGATCGCCGTCACCGTGTACTGGTACTGGGCGACTGCCTACTGA
- a CDS encoding sodium:solute symporter family protein, translated as MTLALQLGIIVGYLLLALAVGLVAYRLTERTAEDFYLASRTLGTIVLLFTTFATLLSAFTFFAGPNLAFLHGPEWILVMGVMDGLIFAVLWYVIGYKQWLLGQQRGYVTLGEMLGDRFGSRRLRGLVAGVSLMWLFPYVMLQQVGAGTALEALTDGAIPYAGGAGLITLFMILYVVLAGFRGIAWTDTLQGAFMLVTTWVALLWVLAAVGGPTAATTELEATASEHLALGGAYYSPQFVLSTAITIGFGVAMFPQVNQRFFAAGSKAVLKRSFALWPVLCLLLFVPAFLLGAWARGLETGISVAEIEAGGNVLPLILAEFTPTWFAALVIAGAMAAMMSSSDSMLLSGSSYFTRDLYRPFVDATLSERREDTIARLGVVVFAVSTFLASLYNAATLFDLGNAAFSGFAQLALPVMVALYWRGTTRAGITAGILGSQAFYLASVFLPFVPGSYGGWSAGLVGMGLGLALTVGVSWLTAPAATEQRAIYFEALEAD; from the coding sequence GTGACCCTCGCGCTCCAGCTCGGGATCATCGTCGGCTACCTCCTGCTCGCGCTCGCCGTCGGTCTCGTCGCCTACCGGCTCACCGAGCGGACGGCCGAGGACTTCTACCTCGCCAGTCGAACGCTCGGAACCATCGTCCTACTGTTTACCACCTTTGCAACCCTGCTCTCGGCGTTCACCTTCTTCGCCGGACCGAACCTGGCCTTCCTCCACGGTCCCGAGTGGATCCTCGTCATGGGCGTCATGGACGGCCTCATCTTCGCCGTTCTCTGGTACGTCATCGGCTACAAACAGTGGCTACTGGGCCAGCAACGCGGCTACGTCACCCTCGGGGAGATGCTCGGCGACCGTTTCGGCTCGAGGCGCCTCCGGGGCCTCGTCGCCGGGGTGAGCCTCATGTGGCTCTTCCCGTACGTGATGCTCCAGCAGGTCGGCGCGGGGACCGCCCTCGAGGCGCTGACCGACGGCGCGATTCCCTACGCCGGCGGGGCGGGCCTCATCACTCTCTTCATGATCCTCTACGTCGTCCTCGCCGGCTTCCGGGGCATCGCCTGGACGGACACGCTCCAGGGTGCGTTCATGCTCGTCACCACGTGGGTCGCCTTGCTCTGGGTGCTCGCCGCCGTCGGTGGGCCGACTGCGGCGACGACCGAACTCGAGGCGACCGCGAGCGAACACCTCGCGCTGGGCGGGGCCTACTACTCCCCGCAGTTCGTGCTCTCGACGGCGATCACGATCGGGTTCGGCGTCGCCATGTTCCCGCAGGTCAACCAGCGCTTCTTCGCCGCCGGGTCGAAGGCGGTGCTCAAGCGCTCGTTTGCCCTCTGGCCCGTCCTCTGTCTGCTCCTCTTCGTTCCCGCGTTCCTGCTCGGCGCCTGGGCACGCGGGCTCGAGACCGGCATTTCGGTCGCCGAAATCGAAGCCGGCGGCAACGTCCTCCCGCTAATTCTCGCCGAGTTCACCCCGACGTGGTTCGCTGCGCTCGTCATCGCGGGCGCAATGGCGGCGATGATGTCCTCCTCGGATTCCATGTTACTGTCGGGGTCGTCGTACTTCACCCGGGACCTCTATCGTCCGTTCGTCGACGCAACGCTCTCGGAACGTCGCGAGGACACGATCGCGCGCCTCGGTGTCGTCGTCTTCGCCGTCTCCACCTTCCTCGCGAGCCTCTACAACGCGGCCACGCTGTTCGACCTCGGCAACGCCGCCTTCAGCGGGTTCGCCCAGCTCGCCCTGCCGGTGATGGTCGCGCTCTACTGGCGCGGGACGACTCGAGCCGGCATTACCGCAGGAATTCTGGGGAGTCAGGCCTTCTACCTCGCGAGCGTCTTCCTCCCGTTCGTCCCCGGTAGCTACGGCGGCTGGTCGGCCGGCCTCGTCGGAATGGGCCTCGGTCTCGCACTTACCGTGGGTGTCTCGTGGCTCACCGCTCCCGCGGCTACCGAGCAACGAGCGATCTACTTCGAGGCGCTCGAGGCCGACTGA
- a CDS encoding DUF5812 family protein, which translates to MTEKTGTFVVTHAEDESVVLRDIDSAQVHTLAANDGLEIHDVLEATIAPEPPLEVSWTLVDVEDRRRVELVDSDLEPTTHSKDLVANADVGDLHQHERAGTGEVHVFRVPAAHVEEAARDVLQDEETIARAARLEAVRVEVRRAVDGEDGVLSVRYLPD; encoded by the coding sequence ATGACCGAGAAGACGGGCACCTTCGTCGTCACCCACGCCGAGGACGAGTCGGTCGTCCTCCGGGACATCGACTCCGCCCAGGTACACACGCTCGCCGCGAACGATGGCCTCGAGATACACGATGTGCTCGAGGCGACGATCGCCCCCGAACCGCCCCTCGAGGTCTCCTGGACGCTGGTCGACGTCGAGGATCGGCGCCGCGTCGAACTGGTCGATAGCGACCTCGAGCCGACCACTCACTCGAAGGACCTCGTCGCCAATGCCGACGTCGGCGACCTTCACCAGCACGAGCGGGCTGGAACGGGCGAGGTTCACGTCTTTCGCGTTCCCGCTGCGCACGTCGAGGAGGCGGCCCGCGACGTCCTCCAGGACGAGGAGACCATCGCGCGGGCGGCCCGCCTCGAAGCCGTGCGCGTCGAGGTTCGTCGAGCGGTGGACGGCGAGGACGGCGTGTTGAGCGTCAGGTACCTGCCGGACTGA
- a CDS encoding DUF3311 domain-containing protein: MNRLERIGWILAAVLVCLLGIPWFLWGNAATAFGLPLWLWWHVGWLALCSVLFWTFAQRAWGVGIEPNRPQPRSRSPRSDGRADGRGDRR, translated from the coding sequence ATGAATCGACTCGAACGAATCGGCTGGATCCTCGCGGCGGTGCTCGTCTGTCTCCTCGGCATCCCGTGGTTCCTCTGGGGGAACGCGGCGACCGCGTTCGGCCTGCCGCTGTGGCTCTGGTGGCACGTCGGCTGGTTGGCGCTGTGTTCTGTGCTCTTCTGGACGTTTGCCCAGCGCGCCTGGGGCGTCGGCATCGAACCGAACCGACCGCAGCCACGGTCACGGTCACCACGGTCGGACGGCCGAGCAGACGGTAGGGGTGATCGCCGGTGA
- a CDS encoding CPBP family intramembrane glutamic endopeptidase, whose protein sequence is MNETAQDDRARSTDDAGAVAGIGLVVAALATTSLAVPVRDGVDRLAVVLGLLFAFGTILVFAGRRYGLLERRYSLGGVFCSLLVVLLAGYALTQGASGTTAVPGLEGTVPATFVAFLAAVVSVGIALAEYGSVSVLGLVQRMGLTARLTLLAFVSLVVTGLVYAVFATLTTVAVGELTGVQETAVERLAFAVGTAATAVAYLFLTDRGLSYVDLERPSLRTVGWIAAGIGLIFLANVVISELFLSGGVESSEHSIEQQVRANPTLVYVMIPASILVTGPFEELLYRNVIQKSMSDLFSPLGALLVSSVVFAAFHTSAYSTAGSGALIASLAVVFGLSLVLGTVYLLTENIVVPALVHGVYNAVVFASFVL, encoded by the coding sequence ATGAACGAGACCGCACAGGACGACCGCGCCCGATCGACCGACGATGCGGGAGCGGTCGCCGGTATCGGGCTCGTCGTCGCCGCGCTCGCGACGACCAGCCTCGCCGTCCCCGTTCGGGATGGCGTCGATCGCCTGGCGGTGGTGCTCGGCCTCCTGTTCGCCTTCGGAACGATCCTCGTCTTCGCCGGCCGCCGTTACGGCCTCCTCGAGCGCCGCTACAGTCTCGGGGGCGTCTTCTGTAGCCTGTTGGTCGTCTTGCTCGCCGGCTACGCCCTCACACAGGGTGCGTCCGGGACGACGGCTGTCCCCGGCCTCGAGGGGACGGTTCCGGCCACCTTCGTCGCCTTCCTCGCAGCCGTCGTGAGCGTCGGAATCGCCCTGGCGGAGTACGGTTCGGTTTCCGTCCTCGGCCTGGTTCAGCGGATGGGGTTGACCGCTCGCCTCACGCTTCTCGCGTTCGTCTCCCTGGTCGTGACTGGCCTCGTGTACGCCGTGTTCGCGACCCTCACGACAGTGGCGGTCGGGGAATTGACCGGCGTCCAGGAGACGGCCGTCGAGCGACTTGCCTTCGCCGTCGGGACGGCGGCGACTGCGGTCGCGTACCTCTTTCTCACCGACCGGGGGCTCTCGTACGTCGACCTCGAGCGTCCGAGCCTGCGGACGGTCGGCTGGATCGCTGCCGGTATCGGCCTCATCTTCCTCGCCAACGTCGTCATCTCGGAACTGTTCCTCTCGGGTGGCGTCGAGAGTTCCGAACACAGCATCGAACAGCAGGTCCGGGCCAATCCCACGCTGGTTTACGTGATGATCCCCGCCTCGATTCTCGTCACCGGCCCGTTCGAGGAACTGCTCTACCGAAACGTGATTCAGAAGTCGATGTCCGACCTTTTCTCCCCGCTCGGCGCGTTGCTGGTCTCGAGCGTCGTCTTCGCCGCGTTTCACACGAGCGCGTACTCGACGGCCGGGTCGGGGGCACTCATCGCTAGCCTCGCCGTCGTCTTCGGCCTCTCGCTCGTGCTCGGGACGGTCTACCTCCTGACGGAGAATATCGTCGTCCCGGCGCTCGTCCACGGCGTCTACAACGCGGTCGTCTTCGCGTCGTTCGTCCTGTGA
- a CDS encoding glucose-6-phosphate isomerase — protein sequence MDVDIGNALASVASPGISREGLERLDERVATAHERIEAGRANDEHGYAALNLPERTDPDAIRTAVEPVADADALVTIGIGGSALGAATITDALADAGDGTEAIYLDNVDPAWITRRLGALPLESTAINVVSRSGTTAETLANFLVVREAFEDAGVDWTDRTVVTTGESGPLRSLADRHDLAAVSVPDGVPGRFSALSAVGLVAAAVCGHDLEAILEGAAAEADSLTGSLFECPAYAYGATAYALDARGASMNAMVPYAESLETYAEWFAQLWAESLGKDDLGQTPVRALGVTDQHSQLQLYRAGPRDKLVTFVTPRETTDREIPGTDVDELAYLGDATLGELLEAEFEATEASLAAAGRPNVRVELESVDAFELGSLLYGMEAACVLAGELYEVSTFTQPAVEWAKKATRGLLGGGDFEEAEAVAEKTTLRVER from the coding sequence ATGGACGTCGACATCGGCAACGCGCTCGCGTCGGTCGCTTCTCCGGGCATCTCGCGGGAGGGTCTCGAGCGTCTGGACGAACGGGTCGCGACGGCGCACGAGCGAATCGAGGCGGGACGGGCGAACGACGAACACGGCTACGCCGCCCTGAACCTTCCCGAGCGGACGGATCCCGACGCGATCCGAACCGCCGTCGAGCCGGTGGCCGACGCGGACGCGCTCGTCACGATCGGCATTGGCGGGAGCGCGCTCGGCGCGGCGACGATTACGGACGCGCTCGCCGACGCGGGCGATGGCACCGAGGCGATCTATCTCGACAACGTCGACCCCGCCTGGATCACCCGACGCCTCGGGGCCCTTCCCCTCGAGTCGACCGCGATCAACGTCGTCTCGCGTTCGGGGACGACCGCCGAGACGCTCGCGAACTTCCTGGTCGTCCGCGAGGCCTTCGAGGACGCCGGCGTCGACTGGACCGACCGCACGGTCGTCACGACCGGCGAGTCCGGCCCGCTTCGCTCGCTCGCCGATCGCCACGATCTCGCCGCCGTCTCCGTGCCCGACGGCGTCCCCGGCCGATTTTCGGCGCTCTCGGCGGTCGGCCTGGTCGCCGCAGCCGTCTGCGGACACGATCTGGAGGCCATCCTGGAGGGGGCTGCGGCCGAAGCCGACTCGCTGACTGGCTCGCTGTTCGAGTGTCCGGCCTATGCCTACGGCGCGACGGCCTACGCGCTCGACGCGCGTGGCGCCTCGATGAACGCGATGGTCCCCTACGCGGAGTCGCTCGAGACCTACGCCGAGTGGTTCGCCCAGCTGTGGGCCGAGAGCCTCGGCAAGGACGACCTGGGCCAGACCCCCGTCCGCGCGCTGGGGGTGACTGACCAGCACTCACAGCTCCAACTCTATCGGGCCGGCCCCCGCGACAAGCTGGTGACGTTCGTCACACCGCGGGAAACCACCGATCGCGAGATTCCCGGGACCGACGTCGACGAACTTGCCTACCTCGGCGACGCCACCCTCGGCGAGTTGCTCGAGGCGGAGTTCGAGGCCACCGAGGCGAGTCTGGCGGCGGCCGGCCGCCCCAACGTCAGGGTCGAACTCGAGTCGGTCGATGCCTTCGAACTGGGTAGCCTCCTCTACGGCATGGAAGCCGCCTGCGTCCTCGCGGGCGAACTCTACGAGGTGAGCACGTTCACCCAACCAGCCGTCGAGTGGGCGAAGAAGGCCACTCGTGGACTGCTCGGGGGCGGTGACTTCGAGGAAGCCGAGGCGGTTGCCGAGAAGACGACGCTACGCGTCGAGCGGTGA